The following coding sequences are from one Triticum aestivum cultivar Chinese Spring chromosome 5A, IWGSC CS RefSeq v2.1, whole genome shotgun sequence window:
- the LOC123102223 gene encoding uncharacterized protein gives MPAPDGCDSRHGGVQVPSVLPIHLPPHAPTPQPSSPSSPPRPVPPLSFRHLSPCARWSAWVTAALSDPGFAPALRSAAISDAVAASTAAVIPDRHALSALLSLWHPGSHTFRLAAGPATFSLEDALLLAGLPPSGAPLDRPLTPAEEDLRIRLVVEKEKIRELHPCARKARRVSAELWLEWFDSRIRPGEDDELRHLGFLAYWLAFFVTPRLRRKGWELPECLFALAARLCLGERIALGPALVANLYAEMDRIVTSGVAGGREDVWAPLWLLQAWMWERYDRLRPPELRAPEFPVSNVRVLFWARRRRKTTHEESLRVLQKEDNCFEWRPYLHNSLNWTEPEWFSKETVLVSSRGKHKPEWLEDYLAIIRQAALTGLCGDGMYNSTMYNPHIVARQLGYDQDVPFPIVHGFDSKGIEVWIPGICRRGVASKEYLAWLNGHFVGHQDAEQYGRSEIAHQENSASSSPPNSPNRNVADTAGDKCRESTMPDSRKCSVEDLLPQENETEVVVLDLSSSDTDCSATAVKGKIEKKKRLDKLSGNGDWNKRNKVFGGHEGLQACDDGLEGRKYCGLQKDPNSHINKRVAQLESDDECVVLESHGEKCEVINLDDDQEESFLDPEDHDRQLVLELEEFVRSGLFSQWEESSDEDEVGGRKQESLKNSNNDPYAEAAMREYRVFFELIPQRPHYRGLVNNDDALRDLACSGMWLLLVGLAREVLKTSCDTDALEVAYLLKKARELEQNGFNVKHFIARLKEPQTRLRRLQNSRARLEYARTKAQESEGVKSLSNHLSKLKHNILTMERHLDGNKQDHSASVHNELSEGINLASLEKEVEAAEKYCQAMKDEVAAMRLRYTDI, from the coding sequence ATGCCCGCACCCGACGGCTGCGACAGCCGCCACGGCGGCGTCCAAGTCCCCTCCGTCCTCCCCATCCATCTCCCCCCACACGCCCCAACCCCGCAGCCCAGCAGCCCCTCCTCCCCGCCCCGGCCCGTCCCGCCGCTCTCCTTCCGCCACCTCTCGCCCTGCGCGCGCTGGTCCGCCTGGGTCACCGCGGCCCTCTCCGACCCCGGGTTCGCTCCCGCCCTCCGCTCCGCCGCCAtctccgacgccgtcgccgcctccacgGCCGCCgtcatccccgaccgccacgccCTCTCCGCGCTCCTCTCCCTCTGGCATCCGGGCTCCCACACCTTCCGCCTCGCCGCCGGGCCCGCCACCTTCTCGCTCGAGGAcgcgctcctcctcgccggcctgccccCCTCCGGCGCCCCCTTGGACCGGCCCCTCACTCCCGCCGAGGAGGACCTCCGCATCCGTCTGGTGGTGGAGAAGGAGAAGATCAGGGAGCTCCACCCGTGCGCCCGTAAAGCCCGGCGGGTGTCCGCGGAGCTCTGGCTCGAGTGGTTCGACAGCAGAATCCGGCCCGGGGAGGACGACGAGCTGCGCCACCTCGGGTTCCTCGCCTACTGGCTGGCCTTCTTTGTCACCCCACGCCTACGGCGCAAGGGCTGGGAGCTACCGGAGTGCCTCTTTGCACTCGCCGCCCGGCTTTGTCTTGGCGAGCGCATTGCCCTCGGCCCGGCGTTGGTGGCTAATCTCTATGCGGAGATGGACAGGATTGTTACTTCCGGGGTGGCGGGTGGCCGCGAGGACGTTTGGGCGCCGCTCTGGCTGCTGCAGGCGTGGATGTGGGAGCGCTACGACCGCCTGCGGCCGCCAGAGCTGAGAGCACCAGAGTTCCCTGTCTCGAATGTGCGCGTGCTCTTTTGGgctcggaggaggaggaagaccacACATGAGGAGTCTTTACGGGTTTTGCAGAAAGAGGATAATTGCTTCGAGTGGAGGCCTTACCTGCACAACTCTCTCAACTGGACTGAACCTGAGTGGTTCAGCAAGGAAACCGTCTTGGTGAGCTCTAGAGGTAAGCATAAGCCCGAGTGGTTGGAGGATTACCTTGCAATTATAAGGCAAGCGGCGTTGACTGGATTGTGCGGTGATGGCATGTATAACTCGACAATGTACAATCCCCACATTGTCGCAAGGCAGCTCGGTTATGATCAGGACGTTCCTTTTCCTATTGTCCATGGGTTTGACTCCAAGGGAATCGAGGTGTGGATACCTGGTATCTGCAGACGCGGGGTGGCCAGCAAGGAATATCTTGCATGGTTGAATGGGCACTTTGTGGGGCACCAGGATGCTGAGCAATATGGTAGGTCAGAAATTGCACACCAGGAAAACAGTGCTAGTTCATCTCCACCGAATTCACCTAACAGAAATGTTGCAGATACGGCAGGTGATAAATGTAGAGAAAGTACCATGCCAGATAGCAGAAAATGCAGCGTAGAAGATCTGCTACCTCAGGAGAACGAAACGGAGGTGGTTGTCCTAGACCTTAGTTCAAGTGATACAGACTGCAGTGCAACTGCGGTGAAAGGAAAAATTGAGAAGAAGAAAAGGTTAGATAAACTCTCTGGAAATGGTGACTGGAATAAGAGAAACAAGGTGTTTGGTGGCCATGAAGGTCTCCAGGCATGTGATGATGGGCTTGAAGGCCGGAAGTACTGTGGCCTCCAAAAAGATCCAAATTCTCACATTAATAAACGTGTTGCACAGCTTGAGAGTGACGATGAATGTGTTGTTCTTGAATCACATGGTGAGAAATGTGAAGTAATAAACCTCGATGATGATCAGGAAGAGAGTTTCCTTGATCCTGAAGATCATGATAGGCAACTTGTCCTGGAGCTAGAAGAGTTTGTGCGCTCTGGGCTTTTCTCACAATGGGAGGAAAGCTCTGATGAAGATGAAGTGGGTGGAAGGAAGCAAGAATCACTGAAGAATAGCAACAATGACCCTTATGCTGAAGCAGCCATGAGAGAGTACCGTGTGTTCTTTGAGCTCATTCCCCAGAGACCACATTACAGAGGGTTGGTGAACAACGATGACGCTCTACGAGATCTGGCCTGCAGTGGGATGTGGTTATTATTGGTTGGCTTGGCAAGGGAGGTGCTCAAGACATCATGTGACACTGATGCTCTGGAAGTTGCATATTTGCTGAAAAAAGCTCGGGAATTGGAACAAAATGGGTTCAATGTGAAGCACTTCATTGCCCGTCTGAAGGAGCCACAGACCCGACTTAGAAGGCTTCAGAATTCCAGGGCAAGGCTTGAGTATGCCCGGACTAAAGCACAAGAATCGGAAGGTGTTAAATCACTTTCAAACCATTTGAGTAAGCTGAAACACAATATACTAACAATGGAGAGGCATTTGGATGGAAATAAGCAAGATCATAGTGCATCTGTGCATAATGAATTGAGTGAAGGAATCAATCTAGCCAGCTTGGAGAAGGAAGTAGAAGCTGCAGAAAAATACTGTCAGGCAATGAAGGATGAAGTGGCTGCTATGAGACTGAGATACACAGATATTTGA
- the LOC123102225 gene encoding 2-oxoglutarate-dependent dioxygenase 19 gives MHTQIMDMASPPSGASSEQDGIPVVDLAVLLNGDAGERSQAIRHLGRACQHWGFFMVTNHGVPEALQSAMMDACRELFGLPPEENAEFMDAGPMDPVRVGTGFNSAVDGARYWRDYVKMFAHPELHCPAKPDALRGVAAEYAARTRALLLDLTAAISESLGLHAGRVAERLDLGSCFQILVGNHYPPCAAGPGDDDDGAVGLPAHSDHGLLTLLCQNGVDGLQVKHDGRWLLAKPIPGAFFVIAGDQLEIVSNGRYKGVLHRALVDREQARMSCVSLIGPCLDAVVEPVPELAVPPLGLGLEFRGVKYRDYMEHQQSNKLNDKGALDLVRVQKRPAILYT, from the exons ATGCACACTCAAATCATGGACATGGCCTCTCCTCCGAGCGGAGCCTCCAGTGAGCAGGACGGCATCCCCGTCGTCGACCTGGCCGTCCTCCTCAACGGCGACGCCGGCGAACGGTCGCAGGCGATCCGGCACCTCGGCCGGGCGTGCCAACACTGGGGCTTCTTCATG GTGACCAACCATGGGGTGCCCGAGGCTCTCCAGAGCGCGATGATGGACGCGTGCAGGGAGCTGTTCGGCCTACCACCGGAGGAAAATGCGGAGTTCATGGACGCCGGCCCCATGGACCCCGTGCGCGTCGGCACGGGCTTCAACTCCGCCGTCGACGGCGCCAGGTACTGGCGGGACTACGTCAAGATGTTCGCGCACCCCGAGCTCCACTGCCCCGCCAAGCCCGACGCCCTGCGGGGCGTGGCCGCGGAGTACGCGGCGCGCACCAGGGCCCTGCTGCTGGACCTCACGGCGGCCATCTCCGAGAGCCTGGGGCTCCACGCCGGCCGCGTCGCTGAGCGCCTCGACCTGGGGTCCTGCTTCCAGATCCTCGTCGGCAACCATTACCCGCCGTGCGCTGCCGGCCCGGGCGACGACGACGATGGGGCTGTCGGGCTGCCGGCTCACTCTGACCACGGCCTCCTCACTCTGCTCTGCCAGAACGGCGTCGATGGCCTCCAGGTCAAGCACGACGGCCGGTGGCTCCTCGCCAAGCCCATCCCCGGCGCATTCTTCGTCATCGCGGGCGATCAGCTCGAG ATTGTGAGCAATGGAAGGTATAAGGGCGTGCTCCACCGCGCATTGGTCGACCGCGAGCAGGCGAGGATGTCGTGCGTGAGCCTCATCGGGCCGTGCCTGGACGCCGTCGTCGAGCCAGTGCCGGAGCTGGCCGTGCCACCCCTGGGTCTCGGCCTCGAGTTCAGGGGGGTCAAGTACAGGGACTACATGGAACACCAGCAGAGCAACAAGCTCAACGACAAGGGAGCACTGGACCTCGTTCGGGTGCAGAAACGCCCAGCAATTCTTTATACCTAA